TCCAGCCGCACGGCACCGGTGGGATCCGCCAGGGCCATTGCGGACATGAAGCTGCCGCTGCGGTAGGGCGTGTCGCCGAGCTCGGCCAGGAGCCTGGCCACCCGCTCGGGATCCGTGGGGGCGTAGCGGGCGGAAAAGATGCCCGGAGCGCCTCCCAGGGCATCCACCTCGATGCCGGAATCGTCGGCCAGGGCCCAGTGGCCGGTGCGGACCGCCGCCGCGCTCGCCTTGAGCCTGGCGTTCTCGATGTAGGTGGCGCCGGTTTCCTCCACGTCGAGGTCACGCGGCTGGGCGCACACCTCCAGCTCCAGCGGCTGGAGCATCGACCCGATCTCCCGCACCTTGTGGGGATTGCCACTGGCGATCACCAGGGTGGGCAAGGGCTCGACTCGGGTGCCGGCATTGTCCCCCAGAGGAGGGACCCACGGGTGGGCGGCCCCCGAAGGAGGGATCGGCGGCGTTGAACATTCCACCCCTGGTCAGGCACGAAGCTGAAAGCACGAAGCTGCAAGCTCAGCGGCAAGTCCAGGCGAAGCCGATCCGCTTTCACGCTAGGGAGAATCGCCAACGGGTAGGCGCCGGGGCCTTCCATGTCAGCGGCCGCAGACCGGCTGCGCCGACTGGGCCGCCAAGCAAAGGCTAACGAAATGTGTGGAATGGATCAGCGGTACTTATCAGTGCCGACACAAACGGTGATGACCCAGACAGCGCATTTGCTTGACGCAGGGTTTGGCGGCGGACCATGGTTGCCTGCGAACATTCCACCCCCTCCTCCAGGAGCAGGTAATGGCAAACGAAACCATGGGCATCGCCCTCGGCATGATTGAGACCCGCGGTCTGGTGCCCGCCATCGAAGCGGCTGACGCCATGACCAAGGCTGCCGAAGTGCGGCTGATCGCCCGCGAGTTCGTCGGCGGCGGCTACGTGACCGTGATGGTGCGTGGTGAGACCGGTGCTGTCAACGCCGCTGTGCGGGCCGGTGCTGATGCCTGCGAGCGCGTGGGCGACGGCCTGGTGGCCGCCCACATCATTGCCCGCCCCCACCGCGAAGTGGAGCCTGCTCTGAGCGGCAGCGCCGGTTTCGTGGGTTCCAAGGACTGAGGCCGCTGAACGCCTGAGGCGTTCCCCTCGTCATCCCCTTACCGACCCAACCGGAGAAACTCCATGAGCAAGAAGTACGACGCCGGGGTCAAGGAGTACCGCGACACGTATTGGACTCCTGATTACGTCCCCCTCGACACCGACCTGCTGGCCTGCTTCAAGTGCACCGGCCAGGAAGGCGTGCCCAAGGAAGAGGTGGCCGCCGCCGTGGCCGCTGAATCCTCCACCGGCACCTGGTCCACCGTCTGGTCCGAGCTCCTCGTCGACCTCGACTTCTACAAGGGCCGCTGCTACCGCATCGAAGACGTGCCGGGCGACAAGGAGGCGTTCTACGCCTTCATCGCCTATCCCCTCGACCTGTTCGAAGAGGGTTCGGTGACCAACGTGCTCACCTCCCTGGTGGGCAACGTGTTCGGCTTCAAGGCCCTGCGCCACCTGCGCCTGGAAGACATCCGCTTCCCGATGGCGTTCATCAAGACCTGCCCCGGCCCGCCGAACGGCATCTGCGTCGAGCGCGACCGGATGAACAAGTACGGCCGTCCCCTGCTGGGCTGCACCATCAAGCCGAAGCTCGGTCTGTCGGGCAAGAACTACGGCCGGGTGGTCTACGAATGCCTGCGCGGCGGCCTCGATTTCACCAAGGACGACGAGAACATCAACTCCCAGCCCTTCCAGCGCTGGCAGAACCGCTTCGAGTTCGTGGCCGAAGCCGTTGCCCTGGCCCAGCAGGAGACCGGTGAGAAGAAGGGGCACTACCTCAACTGCACCGCCGCCACGCCCGAGGAGATGTATGAGCGGGCCGAGTTCGCCAAGGAACTCGGGCAGCCGATCATCATGCACGACTACATCACCGGTGGCTTCACCGCCAACACCGGTCTGTCGAAGTGGTGCCGCAAGAACGGCATGCTGCTGCACATCCACCGCGCCATGCACGCGGTGATCGACCGCCATCCCAAGCACGGCATCCACTTCCGGGTGCTGGCCAAGTGCCTGCGCCTCTCCGGTGGTGACCAGCTGCACACCGGCACGGTGGTGGGCAAGCTGGAGGGTGATCGCCAGACCACCCTGGGCTTCATCGATCAGCTGCGCGAATCCTTCATTCCCGAAGATCGCAGCCGCGGCAATTTCTTCGATCAGGACTGGGGTTCGATGCCCGGCGTGTTCGCCGTGGCCTCCGGCGGTATCCACGTGTGGCACATGCCCGCCCTGGTGGCGATTTTCGGCGACGATTCCGTGCTCCAGTTCGGTGGTGGCACCCACGGCCACCCCTGGGGTTCGGCCGCCGGCGCCGCCGCCAACCGGGTGGCCCTGGAGGCCTGCGTCAAGGCCCGCAACGCCGGCCGGGAAATCGAGAAGGAGAGCCGCGACATCCTGATGGAAGCCGCGAAGCACAGCCCCGAGCTGGCCATCGCCCTCGAAACCTGGAAGGAAATCAAGTTCGAGTTCGACACCGTCGACAAGCTCGACGTCCAGTGATCGCCCACTGAGGGGATCGGCAGCGCGGCACGCGCCAACCTGCCTCCCCCGGTGACCAGGCACCAGCCTCCATCCATCCCATCCACCACAGGATCCCCATGCCCTTCAAGAGCACCGTGGGTGACTACCAAACAGTCGCCACCCTGGAGACCTTCGGCTTCCTCCCGCCGATGACCCAGGACGAGATCTACGACCAGATCGCCTACATCATTGCCCAGGGTTGGAGCCCGCTGATCGAGCACGTGCACCCCAGCCGCTCGATGGCCACCTACTGGTCCTACTGGAAGCTCCCCTTCTTCGGCGAGAAGGATCTCGGCGTGATCGTGAGTGAACTCGAGGCCTGCCACCGGGCCTACCCCGACCACCACGTGCGCCTGGTGGGCTACGACGCCTACACCCAGAGCCAGGGTGCCTGCTTCGTGGTGTTCGAGGGCCGCTGAGCGTCCCCTCCGGATCACCACTTCTCCGCGGTTCCTGGATCCTCAGGAACCGCACCCCTCCCCGCCGCAGGTCTGACCCCCTGGCCGTGAGCCCAGCCGTTCACAGCCAGGGAGCCAGACAGTCCGTTACCAGAGCCCTCCAGCCCCCGTGCTGCCGGCCCTGATCTCGGAGCTGCGGCCTCACCACAGCGACCTTCGACGACGGGCGGACATGGCCAGCACATCCAGCCGGGAAGCAGCACTCGAGCGCCGCCGGGCCCTCACCAACGGTGGCAAGAAAGCCGCAAGCCGGTTCATCTCGAGCCCGAGCCGGGTGCGCACCGCCGCCGATGTGCGCCTCAGCCGCCCCGCCGGCCAGGCAGCTTCTGCGGCCGCCTCCAGTTCCCAGGCGCCCCCAGCCCAGGCCGCTGCCCCCAGTTCCTCTTCCGCACCCCGCGGCCGCAGCGGCCTGAGCCTCAGCGCCCCCGAGCCGGGCCGCCGCAGTGAGCCCAGGCGCGTGATGAACCGCAGCCGGGAGCTGGTGCTGGCCCGCCGCGAGGCCCTCACCCAGAAGGGCAAGCGGGCCGACACCTCCCGGGACCGCACCCGCACGGATCTGGGCCGTGAAGTGACCCGGGGTACCGGCTCGCCCGCTGCCGCCCAAGCCCCGGCCCAGGCCGCGCCATCCGCCGAGAAGCCATGCGGCTGCAAGGACCGCAGCAACGACGCTCCCGGCCTGAGCCTCTCAGGTGGCCGCGGCAGCACAGGCCGTAGCCAGGCCTCCCAGCGCCCCTCGAGCCGTCGGGTGCAGGCCCAGCACAACCCCAGCCGCGCGCTGGTGCTGGCCCGCCGCGAGGCCCTCTCCAAGCGCGGCAAGTCCGCCAACGCCCCCACCAACAGCACGGCCGCGTCCGTGGCACGGCAGGGCAACCCCGACATCAGCACCCGCGAGCTCGCCCAGAAGGTGCGGGAGCTCAAGGCCCGGGTGGGCAGCGCCGGCTCCAGCCGCAGCGGCTGCACCCGCCCCACCGGCCCGAACCGCCACGGGGCCCGCCAGGCAGCCGCCGCCGACGCCCACTGGAAAGTGGGCATGAGCGAAACCAGTTCCGGCCAGGTGGTGACCGGCACCCAGGCCAACCGCTCACCCAAGACCACCGGCAACGAGGCCGCCACCTGCCGGGCGATCACCGGCACCGAGTACCTGGGCGCCGAGGTCTTCCAGACCTTCTGCCAGAGCGAGGCGCCGCGGCTGCAGCCCGCCAAGGTGCGGGTCACGGCCACCACCCACGGCAACCGGGTCACCGGCAACGAGGTGGGCCGCTCCGAAAAGGTGACCGGGGATGAGCCCGGCACCTGCAAGAACGTCACCGGCACCGAATACGTGTCGGCCAACCAGTCCGCCAGCTACTGCGGCAGCACCAACCCCAGCCCCCGCAAGGTGGGCCGCAGCCAGACCCTGGGCGGCCAACCCGTTTCCGGCGTGCTGGTGGGCCGCTCGGAGCGGGTCACCGGCGACGAGCCGGGCTCCGGTCTGCAGCTGACCGGCGACCAATACCTGGGAGCCGAGCCTCCCGCGCCGGGCCGGGCGCCCAGCAAGGTGGAGACCCTGCAGACCCTGCGCGGCACCGGCGTCACCGGCACCGCCGTGGGCCGCAGCGAGCGGGTCACCGGCGATGAGCCGGGCAGCTGCCGGATCATCACCGGCGACGAATACATCGGCACCCAGCAGTACGAGAGCTTCTGCGGCGTCAGGCCCGCACCCGAGGCCGCCAAGGTGGGCTTCAGCGTCACCAACCGGGCCCAGGTGGTGAGCGGCACCCGCACGGGCCGCAGCGAGAAGGTGACCGGCGATGAGCCCGGCACCTGCAAGGCCGTCACCGGCACGCCCTACGCCGGTCTGGAGCAGGCCTCCGACCACTGCCCCACACCCGCCGTGCGCACGATCCGGGATCGCACCCCG
This sequence is a window from Cyanobium sp. PCC 7001. Protein-coding genes within it:
- a CDS encoding non-canonical purine NTP pyrophosphatase gives rise to the protein MPTLVIASGNPHKVREIGSMLQPLELEVCAQPRDLDVEETGATYIENARLKASAAAVRTGHWALADDSGIEVDALGGAPGIFSARYAPTDPERVARLLAELGDTPYRSGSFMSAMALADPTGAVRLEAEGVCRGVVLDAPQGQGAGYDPIFYVREAACTYAQMSEHQRLRLGSRGKAARQMAPGLKALLDLS
- a CDS encoding BMC domain-containing protein gives rise to the protein MANETMGIALGMIETRGLVPAIEAADAMTKAAEVRLIAREFVGGGYVTVMVRGETGAVNAAVRAGADACERVGDGLVAAHIIARPHREVEPALSGSAGFVGSKD
- a CDS encoding form I ribulose bisphosphate carboxylase large subunit, whose translation is MSKKYDAGVKEYRDTYWTPDYVPLDTDLLACFKCTGQEGVPKEEVAAAVAAESSTGTWSTVWSELLVDLDFYKGRCYRIEDVPGDKEAFYAFIAYPLDLFEEGSVTNVLTSLVGNVFGFKALRHLRLEDIRFPMAFIKTCPGPPNGICVERDRMNKYGRPLLGCTIKPKLGLSGKNYGRVVYECLRGGLDFTKDDENINSQPFQRWQNRFEFVAEAVALAQQETGEKKGHYLNCTAATPEEMYERAEFAKELGQPIIMHDYITGGFTANTGLSKWCRKNGMLLHIHRAMHAVIDRHPKHGIHFRVLAKCLRLSGGDQLHTGTVVGKLEGDRQTTLGFIDQLRESFIPEDRSRGNFFDQDWGSMPGVFAVASGGIHVWHMPALVAIFGDDSVLQFGGGTHGHPWGSAAGAAANRVALEACVKARNAGREIEKESRDILMEAAKHSPELAIALETWKEIKFEFDTVDKLDVQ
- a CDS encoding ribulose bisphosphate carboxylase small subunit, which codes for MPFKSTVGDYQTVATLETFGFLPPMTQDEIYDQIAYIIAQGWSPLIEHVHPSRSMATYWSYWKLPFFGEKDLGVIVSELEACHRAYPDHHVRLVGYDAYTQSQGACFVVFEGR
- a CDS encoding CsoS2 family carboxysome shell protein, translated to MASTSSREAALERRRALTNGGKKAASRFISSPSRVRTAADVRLSRPAGQAASAAASSSQAPPAQAAAPSSSSAPRGRSGLSLSAPEPGRRSEPRRVMNRSRELVLARREALTQKGKRADTSRDRTRTDLGREVTRGTGSPAAAQAPAQAAPSAEKPCGCKDRSNDAPGLSLSGGRGSTGRSQASQRPSSRRVQAQHNPSRALVLARREALSKRGKSANAPTNSTAASVARQGNPDISTRELAQKVRELKARVGSAGSSRSGCTRPTGPNRHGARQAAAADAHWKVGMSETSSGQVVTGTQANRSPKTTGNEAATCRAITGTEYLGAEVFQTFCQSEAPRLQPAKVRVTATTHGNRVTGNEVGRSEKVTGDEPGTCKNVTGTEYVSANQSASYCGSTNPSPRKVGRSQTLGGQPVSGVLVGRSERVTGDEPGSGLQLTGDQYLGAEPPAPGRAPSKVETLQTLRGTGVTGTAVGRSERVTGDEPGSCRIITGDEYIGTQQYESFCGVRPAPEAAKVGFSVTNRAQVVSGTRTGRSEKVTGDEPGTCKAVTGTPYAGLEQASDHCPTPAVRTIRDRTPVRGSSRMSGIQPGIGGVMTGAERGACEAVTGTPYVGADQLAAACGAASSGDADFPQPLETAPWQQFSVQSPARAAQIARQSRSGVTGNSYEQGGRITGPFDMAGDKVTGTEQFRFDRRGPQLSRGPIQTSVMAAAPVSVDEDARPTSRVTGEGISAGLKITGDDWDRGDRVTGTEGSSARRRNPTRVGPMSAMPGFQPKRNDEVPEPVSRVTGSSGNTQAGSLITVSGGARG